The Phyllostomus discolor isolate MPI-MPIP mPhyDis1 chromosome 4, mPhyDis1.pri.v3, whole genome shotgun sequence genome window below encodes:
- the CITED2 gene encoding cbp/p300-interacting transactivator 2, translating into MADHMMAMNHGRFPDGTNGLHHHPAHRMGMGQFPSPHHHQQQQQPQHAFNALMGEHIHYGAGNMNATSGIRHAMGPGTVNGGHPPSALAPAARFNNSQFMGPPVASQGGSLPASMQLQKLNNQYFNHHPYPHNHYMPDLHPAAGHQMNGTNQHFRDCNPKHSGGSSTPGGSGGSNTPNGSSSTAGAGNASGSGGGSSSSNMPASVAHVPAAMLPPNVIDTDFIDEEVLMSLVIEMGLDRIKELPELWLGQNEFDFMTDFVCKQQPSRVSC; encoded by the coding sequence ATGGCAGATCATATGATGGCCATGAACCACGGGCGCTTCCCCGACGGCACCAACGGGCTGCACCATCACCCTGCCCACCGCATGGGTATGGGGCAGTTCCCAAGCCCCCATCACcaccaacagcagcagcagccccaacACGCCTTCAACGCTCTGATGGGCGAGCATATACACTACGGCGCGGGCAACATGAATGCCACGAGCGGCATCAGGCATGCAATGGGGCCAGGGACTGTGAATGGGGGGCACCCCCCGAGCGCGCTGGCCCCCGCGGCCAGGTTTAACAACTCCCAGTTCATGGGGCCCCCGGTGGCCAGCCAGGGAGGCTCCCTGCCGGCCAGCATGCAGCTGCAGAAGCTCAACAACCAATATTTCAACCATCACCCCTACCCCCACAACCACTACATGCCGGATTTGCACCCAGCTGCAGGCCACCAGATGAACGGGACAAACCAGCACTTCCGAGATTGCAACCCCAAAcacagcggcggcagcagcacccCCGGCGGCTCCGGCGGCAGCAACACCCCCAACGGCTCCAGCAGCACCGCGGGCGCGGGCAACGctagcggcagcggcggcggcagcagcagcagtaacaTGCCCGCCTCTGTGGCCCACGTCCCTGCTGCAATGCTGCCGCCCAATGTCATAGACACTGATTTCATCGACGAGGAAGTGCTTATGTCCTTAGTGATAGAAATGGGTTTGGACCGCATCAAGGAGCTGCCTGAACTCTGGCTGGGGCAAAACGAGTTTGATTTTATGACGGACTTCGTGTGCAAACAACAGCCCAGCAGAGTAAGCTGTTGA